The nucleotide sequence TTTCTCATTTGAGAGTTAGAGAGTGGATTCTCTCTTGGTTTCTGAGCCATATTGGCATCAGAGCAAGGTTCCAAATCCGGAGTTGAGTTTGAGTGAAAGAATCAACGGAAAGTTTGAGTTTTCTAAGGGTGTTCTTGAAGAAAAAGAGCTGCCACCTTCGAAACTCTACTTTGCGGTCATTTTTTCGCAAAACTAACGCCGCCATTGCATTCAGAAGGCCGAAAAACCTTGGACTGGAGGTTTTTGTCACAAACGGAGCCTCCACGAGCCGCGAAACGACTCGTCGGAGTTCTCGCCGGACCACCACCTGCCGCCACTAACCACCGCCGGTAGTCTAGAGGTTGAAGACGACCAGTCAGCAGCCACATCAGCTGCCACGTGTCACTCCAACCAACAACTTACTGCCACGTGTCAACCTGACACATCACCCTGACATGTCCAGTCATCGACAAGTCAGCCTCCACATCCCTGCCACGTGTCACCTAGTGCCACGTCATCACCCAGTCACccaaaattttcagaaattacaaGTTTGCCCCAAAACTTTCTGAAATTAGAAAATTGCCCCTCAACTTTAAAAAATTGCAGAATTACCCATGTACTTTTTGAAATTGCAAATTTGCCCCTATTCTTACTGGAATTACAATTTTACCCTTGtttaaaaattgtgaattttcaaGAAATCCTTCCTTTTTAGTGCTATTATAATAGACAATTCCTATTATGCTCTGTGGTTGCAGTTTAATCTGATCTTCCACATTAGAAAagaattattctattttatagTACTTATACTCATTTCaccctttaaaataaaaaaaaataaaaataaatatgccTCCAAGAAAAAACGACCAAACACTTAGGGATAttcaaatggaagaaatgaGAAGACAAATCCAACAGTTACAAGAAATTGTAAATGCACAACAAGCACAATTGGAAGCCCAACACATGCAATCAGACGTTGATGAATCAAGTAGCGAATCATCATCATTAAGAAGTCGTCGTCCACAAAGACAATCATTCAGAGACAACGACATCAAGGTAGATATTCCTGATTTTGAAGGAAAACTACATCCAGATGAGTTCGTTGATTGGCTCCAAACTGTTGAACGAGTCTTCGAGTATAAAGAGATacttgaagaaaagaaagtcaaGATCATTGCTGTCAAATTAAAGAAGCATGCTTCCATTTGGTGGGAAAATCTAAAAATGAAGCGAGCCCGTGAAGGAAAAAGCAAGATCAAGACTTGGGAGAAAATGCGTCGAGAACTAAGCAAAAAGTTCTTGCCTTCTCACTACTACCAAGATAGTTTTATTCAACTACAGAACCTTCGTCAGAAAAACTTTTCTGTAGAAGAATACACTAGAGAATTTGAGAAGTTAATGATGAAGTGCGACATTCATGAAAGGGAGGAGCAGACAATAGCTTGTTACCTTGGTAGATTAAACACTGACGTTGCTCATCCAGTTCAGCTCCAACAATACTGGTCATTAGACGATGTTGTTCGTTTGGCCATGCGAGTGGAGAAACATTTACCCAAGAAGCATTCTTATAGGAATTTTTCCTCCACTGAGAATTCTTCTTATCCCCGCAAAACAGACAACGATCAGCCCAGTACTTCTACAAAACCTTCTCCTAAACCCACTACAGAAAATAAACCCAAAGCTACCAAGTGTTTCAAATGTCAAGGTTTTGGACATATAGCTTCAAATTGTCCAACATGAAGAACCATCACCATCATCAAAGGAGAAGCTTATGAAAATGTTGATGAGGAAACAAACCGAGATGAACCAGAAAAAGAAGAAGTGTTAGAGCCAATTTATGATGAAGAGCTCATTGTTGCTGATCATGGCGAGTCTCTAGTGATCAGACGAAGCCTACACACGATGTCAGCTCAAGAAGAGTATTGGTTGAGGAAAAACATTTTCCATACTCGTTGCACCACTGCTGGAAAAGTTTGTGATGTTATAATAGATAGTGGTAGTTGTGAAAATGTGGTGTCGAACTACATGGTAGAGAAGTTAGAGATGCCAACACAATGTCATCCTCATCCTTACAAACTACAATGGCTCAACAAAGGTAGTGAAGTGAAGGTTACGAAGCGTTGCCTTGTGAGTTTTTCCATTGGTCAGAAGTATCAAGATCAAGTTTGGTGTGATATCGTCCCAATGGATGCATGTCATCTTCTCCTTGGAAGACCCTGTCAATACGATCGTCGTGCCCATCATGATTGTTATACCAACACCTACTCCTTTGTCAAAGATGGAGTAAAAATCAAGTTAACTCCATTACCACCGAGTGgacttgataaaaacaaaaatgagtcCAAGCCATTAGTGTCTTTAATCACTAAGACTCGGTTCAAAGAAGCTGTGGACGAAGTCCAAACCATGAGCTTTATTCTAATGTTCGAAGAAAATGCAGAAACTGTCCTTCCAGTAGAAATTGAACAAATGCTCAGTGAATTCCCAGATGTAGTACCAGAAGACGTTCCACAAGGATTGCCGCCGATGCGAGACATTCAACATGCTATTGACTTTATTCCTGGAGCTGTCATTCCTAATAGACCAGCTTATAGAATGAGTCCACAAGAGCATGCTGAAGTCACACGTCAAGTTGAAGAATTGCTGAAAAAAGGACTAATACAGGAAAGTGTTAGCCCTTGTGCTGTTCCTGCAATTTTAGTACCCAAAAAGGATGGAAGCTAGAGAATGTGTGTTGATAGTCGAGCTGTCAACAAGATTACCATCAAGTATCGATTTTCGATACCTAGACTTGATGATTTATTAAATCAGTTGCATGGTGCCACCATCTTTTCAAAGATTGATCTTCGAAGTGGATACCATCAAATCAGGCTTAAGCCATGAGATGAATGGAAGACTGCATTCAAAACAAGAGATGGCTTATATGAATGGACAGTGATGCCCTATGGGTTATCTAATGCTCCAAGTACCTTCATGCGTCTAATGAATCAAGTACTTCGAACATTCATTGCCAAATTTGGAGTTGTATACTTTGACGATATCTTGATCTACAACAAACACAAAGAAGAACACTTAGAGCAGCTTCGACAAGTGCTACAAACTCTTCGCGAACAAAAACTCTATGCAAATTTGAAGAAATGTTCTTTCCTAACCAATGAGGTTACTTTTCTGGGTTACATAATCACTGCTGAAGGTATTCGAGTTGACCCCAACAAGGTTGAGGCGATCAATAGTTGGCCTATTCCAAAGTCAATTCATGATGTGAGAAGTTTCCATGGATTAGCTTCATTTTATAGAAGGTTCATCAAGAACTTTAGCTCTGTTGCTGCCCCGCTTACAGATTGCATAAAGGGAGATAAGTTCCAATGGACCGAGCAAGCACAAAAGAGTTTTGACCACCTAAAATAACTTTTGACTGAAACACCAGTGCTAGCCCTTCCCAACTTTGACCAGGTGTTCGAAGTAAGTTGTGACGCTTCCAATTCAGGAATTGGTGCGGTTCTATGTCAAGAAGGTCATCCTATAGCCTTCTTTAGTGAAAAGCTCAATAATGGTAAACTTAGATACTCAACATATGATAAAGAATTTTATGCCATTGTCCGAGTCTTGCAACATTGGAGTCATTACTTGTTGAATAAAGAATTTATTCTTTATTCTGAtcatgaagccctcaagcatttGAATTCTCAACAAAAGATCAATCGCAGGCATGCCGCTTGGAGTGAGTTTTTACAAGCTTATCCGTTCTTACTAAAACATAAGGCAGGAGTtcaaaatgttgttgcagatgctctTAGCAGGCGTCATACCCTACTTGCCACTATGCAAATGAAAGTCATTGGATTTGAGACAGTCAAAGAGTTATACAAAGATGATCCAGattttcaaaagttttggaATGCCACTGATTCACAATCCTCTCAGGACTACTACATACATGAGGGATTTTTGTTCAAAGGAAAAACCTTATGTATTCCTCAGTGCTCTCTACGTGAAGCCATATTTGGGAAGCCCATGATGGAGGATTAACAGGTCATTTTGGACGAGATAAAACTATTGCTTTAGTGAAAGAAAATTTCTATTGGCCAAGACTTGAAAGAGATGTCTACAAACATATTCAAAGATGTCGAGTCTGCCATTTGGCCAAGGCCAAAAGCCAAAACACTGGTTTTTACATGCCACTCCCTGTTCCAGAAGCACCTTGGGAAGATGTTAGCATGGACTTTGTCCTTGGATTGCCTCAGACACAACGCCAGAAAGATTCTGTGATGGTAGTTGTTGACAGATTTTCAAAGATGGCTCATTTCATCCCATGCCAGAAGACTAATGATGCCGTTCAAGTTGCTGACTTATACTTCAAGGAAATTGTTCGTCTTCATGGAATTCCAAAAACCATCACTTCTGATAGGGATGTTAAATTCTTAAGTCATTTTTGGAGAACCTTATGGAAGAAGATGGGTACTAAACTTCAGTTTAGTAGTGCTAGTCACCCCCAAACAGATGGACAAACTGAAGCTGTTAACAGGATTTTGGGAAACCTACTTCGGAGCTTTGTCggtaaaaatttaaaacagtGGGATCTCATATTGGCACAAGTTGAATTTGCATACAATAATTCAACTAATCAAGCAACCGGAAAATGTCCTTTTGAAGTAGCATACGGAACTCCACTACACAGTCCGTTAGATTTGACTCCATCATCAGATAAACATCAGTTTAGTGCAGATGCAGAAAGCAGAGCAAAAGAGATCAAGAAACTACATGAACAGGTTCGACAACGGATAATCAAGCAAAATTCAAGATACAAAACTAATCGTGACAAGCACAGAAAGCAACAAATCTTTAAAGTTGGAGATTTGGTATGGATACATTTGCGCAAAGAACGATTTCCCAAACAACCAAATGCCAAGTTGTCACCAAGAGCTGATGGTCCCttcaaaatagttcaaaaaatcAACGACAATGCTTACAAGGTAGAATTTCCAGGAACCTATGGTGTCTCAGCAACCTTCAATGTTGCCGATCTTTCACCATATCTGGATGACGAACCAGATATGAACTCGAGGGCGAGTTCTGTTCAACCCAGGGAGGATGATACAGAGTAAGACTTTAATATCGCATAGACTTTGCAGCCACCACCCTATATGCTAGCTTTCCAATTCCACCACCCTACTATTGACAATAAGGCCAAC is from Medicago truncatula cultivar Jemalong A17 chromosome 1, MtrunA17r5.0-ANR, whole genome shotgun sequence and encodes:
- the LOC112418430 gene encoding uncharacterized protein, translating into MPPRKNDQTLRDIQMEEMRRQIQQLQEIVNAQQAQLEAQHMQSDVDESSSESSSLRSRRPQRQSFRDNDIKVDIPDFEGKLHPDEFVDWLQTVERVFEYKEILEEKKVKIIAVKLKKHASIWWENLKMKRAREGKSKIKTWEKMRRELSKKFLPSHYYQDSFIQLQNLRQKNFSVEEYTREFEKLMMKCDIHEREEQTIACYLGRLNTDVAHPVQLQQYWSLDDVVRLAMRVEKHLPKKHSYRNFSSTENSSYPRKTDNDQPSTSTKPSPKPTTENKPKATKTITIIKGEAYENVDEETNRDEPEKEEVLEPIYDEELIVADHGESLVIRRSLHTMSAQEEYWLRKNIFHTRCTTAGKVCDVIIDSGSCENVVSNYMVEKLEMPTQCHPHPYKLQWLNKGSEVKVTKRCLVSFSIGQKYQDQVWCDIVPMDACHLLLGRPCQYDRRAHHDCYTNTYSFVKDGVKIKLTPLPPSGLDKNKNESKPLVSLITKTRFKEAVDEVQTMSFILMFEENAETVLPVEIEQMLSEFPDVVPEDVPQGLPPMRDIQHAIDFIPGAVIPNRPAYRMSPQEHAEVTRQVEELLKKGLIQESVSPCAVPAILVPKKDGS